One Verrucomicrobiota bacterium JB022 genomic window, GTCTGGAACATCCCCTTTAACGGGCTGGCCATCGCCGCCGGGGGCGTCGCCACGGATCGGATCGTCCAGAGCGAACACTTCACCCAGCTCGCCCGCCTGCTCATGCGCGAGGTGCAGGCTGCCGCCCGTGCTCACGGTCACTACATCCCGGACGACTTCCTGGAGTCTCAGATCGAGGAGACCCGGCACATGGACGCCTACAAGCCCTCCAGTATGCTCGACTACGTCGCCGGGCGCGAAGTCGAGGTAGAGTCGATTTTCGGCGAACCCTTACGCCGGGGGATGTCGAAGAGTGTTGTCATGCCCCGCCTGGAGACCTTGTATTACCTGCTCAAAGGGCTCTGCCCGCCGCCCGCGAAGGATGGCCACGGCAAGTCCAAGCACCGAAAGAAAGCCTGACCCTTTTTCCCATGGACCGCATCGCCGACGCCTTTTCCCGTGCCAAAGCCGAGGAGCGCACGCTCTTTGTCTCCTACCTGTGCGCGGGCGACCCCGATCCGCAGACTTCGTTTGAGGCCTGCCGCGCCTTGATCGACAACGGCGTCGGCCTGATGGAGCTGGGCGTGCCTTTTTCCGATCCGCTGGCCGACGGCAAGACCAATCAGTTGGCCGCCCAGCGCGCGCTCGAGAACGAGATCCGCCAAAGCGATATCTTTGCCCTCGCCAAGCGCGTGCGCGGCATTACGGACAAGCCGATCATCTTTTACACCTATTACAACCTCGTGTTCGCCAACGGGGTCGACGCCTATGTGCGTCAGGTCAAGGAAGCGGGCGTCGACGGCATTCTCGTGCTCGACCTGCCGCCCGAAGAAGCCGGCGAAGTGCTCGAAGCCTGCGAGCGCCACGACGTGAAGACCGTTTTCATTGTCGCCCCGACCACTCCGACCGAGCGTCTGTCGATCATCGCCGAAGCCACCACCGGCTTCATCTATTACGTCTCGCAAGAAGGCGTTACGGGCGTCCGTAAGTCGCTTGCCGAGGATATCGGCGACAAGGTGGCGAAGATCAAGGAGCACATCGACCTGCCCGTGGTCGTGGGCTTTGGTATCTCGACGCCGGAACAGGTCAAGACGGTCGCCAGCGTGGCCGACGGTGTGGTGGTGGGCAGCGCCCTCGTCAACTGCATCGGCGACAACCTCGACCACCCCGAGCAGGGTATTGCGAAGCTCGGGGCCAAGGCTCGCGAACTCGTGGGCGGACTCAGCTTGTAGTCGCTTTTTGCCTACGCATCCGCAAGCTCGAATGCTCGGGTGGGGTAGCTAGTATCCCCTATCGTTTGGCTTGCTATGGCTAGTATGGGCACTTAAGAGTGTGACTATGCTAGCTGTCTTGCGGTCGGGCCTTCTGTCTCGGGGGCTGTTTTTGCGTTTCCTGTTTCTGTGCTCGTTGGCCCTGTGCCCGAGTGCTGGCTGGGCTTGGTCTTGGGGCGTGAAGTGGCAGGAAGTCACGCCGGAAGAGATCGCGATGGCGGAGCCCAAGATCGACCCGGATGCGGGCGCGGAAATCCTCATCCGCGAGATGGAAGTGGACGACCAGCTCCGCACCGAGGTCGTCCGTCGCAACTACATGCGCTTCAAAGTCTTCGACCAGCGTGGTGTAGATCGGCTCAACCCGATGAAGATTGAGGTGGAGCGCAAGGTAAAGGTTTATGGAGTGGCCGCGCGCGTGATCAAGCCAGACGGATCCATTCTCGTGGTGGAGAAGAGCGATATCTTTTCCCGCGAGACTTCGCGTGACGATGATGAACGCTGGCGCACAGTCTCGTTTTCCTTCCCCGGCATCGAGCCAGGCTGCATTGTCGAATACCAGTGGGATGAAATCGAAACCGGGCGTAATGCCAGCGGGATGTTTTTCCGTTTCGCTTCCCGTTATCCCACTCACTTGGCCCGCTTTCGGATCCGCCCCTTCATCACATACAACTGGACGGGCAACATGTTGCAGGGGGAAAGGCTGGAGAAAGGCGGAGCCGGCTACCGCGAAGTGGTCCTGCGCGACTTGCCCGCGCTACCAGATGAACCTTTCATGCCGCCTCGTTTCGACTATCAACCGTGGGTCAGCCTTTATTATACGGGCGACAGGCGGTATGGAAAGCCGGATGTCTTTTGGGGAGAAGTCGCCGATTGGCTGCATGATCACCAGCGGCAGCGCTTCAAGTCGCGCCGGTCGGAGATCCGCGAAAAGGCGGCCGAGTTGACGGCGGGGGCCAATACTCCGCAGGAGAAGATCCAGCGCATTTATGATTTTTGCACCTACCAGATCCGCAATACGCGCATTTCGTTGCCCGATGGCAGCTTTCACGACATCCCCAAAGACCTCGACAACGCCGACGCCCCTGCAACGCTAAAGGCCGGGGTGGGGACGCCCGACGATATTGCCATCCTCTTTGGGTCGCTGCTGGAGGCAGCGGGCCTGCATGTGTCGCTCGCTCTTTGTAACGACCGCTCGCTCTTGAGCTTCTACGTCGAATCTCTCGTGCCCCAGTCTTTGCCCGACTTGATGGTGGCCGTGCGGATCGACGATTCCCGCTGGGTATACTGCAACCCAGGCGTGCCTTTCGTGCCCAACGGCATGCTACACTGGTCCAATGAAAATGGTGTTGCCCTACTGGCAGGGGAGAAAGAGCCGAGGTTCCTCAAGCTGGGCGCCTCCCCGGCGGGCGATACCCAAATCAAACGCAGGGCCATTGTGAGCATCGACGAAGAAGGAAAGCTCTCCGGCACTGTCACCTTCAGCTACACCGGCCATGCTGCCATTCGCCAAAGAGATATATACAATGGCGTTACCCCCGTGAAGCGGGAGGAAGACATGCTGGAGAAAACGCGGGAGATGTTGCCCAATGCACAGATCACCGAGCTGCAGTTCAAGAACCTGGTCGATTGCAACCTGCCCTTGGAGGTCAGTTTCGAGATTGAGGTGCCTGCCTATGCGGACGTCGCCGTGCAGCGGATCTTCATTCAGCCTTCGTTCTTTGAAAAGGGTGCCGAACCGGTGCTGAGGAAGGAGAAGCGCGAACATGCGATCCAGTTTCCTTGTGCCTGGGAGATGCAGGATGAGGTGCGCATTACCTACCCCGACGGCTATGAAGTGGAGGAAGGCCGGACGCCTGTCAGCGTTGCCAACGATGAATACCTTACCCATCAGGTGGTCTTTGGAAAGGTAAAGGATCGCAACATGTTGATCTACCGTCGTCAGCAGGCGATCAAGTTCCTCAATGTGGGGGCTGAAGGCTATGAACCGATCAAGAACTATTTCGACCTCGTCTATGAGCAAGACCAGCATGTGGTGACGCTGCGCCCAAAGCAGCCCGACCCGCTCGCAGCCGCCGAATAACACAAGATCCCTTTGATGATGCCCTTCAGTTCTCGCCTTCTCTGGTCTGCGCTCTATCTGATCACACTTGCGTCAGCCGGCGTGGCTGCGCCAAAGCTACCCGCATGGGTAGAACAAGCTCGCCAGACGGCTATCCCCGCGGCTTATACCTCCGCACCGGCGGTCGTGCTGAACGATGTCTCCGAAGTGGAAGTGGCGCGTTCGGGCAAGATCGAGAGCCGCACCTATTATGCCGTTCGCATCCAAAACGTGGAAGGGCGCGAATATGCATCTGCCACCCTTTCCTATAATCTGGAGACGGACAAGGTCCGTGAGCTCAACGCCTGGCTCATCCTGCCCAACGGCGAAGTACGCACCTACAAAGAGCGTGATTTCGCCCGTCGGGAGGAAAAACTCTCCCGCAATGTTTACCACGAGGGGTGGGAGCGTAGCCTGGATCTGGAGTCTGCGGCGGCTCCCGGTTCCATCTTTGCCTGGAGCGCCCGTTTGGAAGAAGATTCGATCTTTCCTCAGTTGATCAGGTATT contains:
- a CDS encoding ketopantoate reductase C-terminal domain-containing protein, translated to VWNIPFNGLAIAAGGVATDRIVQSEHFTQLARLLMREVQAAARAHGHYIPDDFLESQIEETRHMDAYKPSSMLDYVAGREVEVESIFGEPLRRGMSKSVVMPRLETLYYLLKGLCPPPAKDGHGKSKHRKKA
- the trpA gene encoding tryptophan synthase subunit alpha; the protein is MDRIADAFSRAKAEERTLFVSYLCAGDPDPQTSFEACRALIDNGVGLMELGVPFSDPLADGKTNQLAAQRALENEIRQSDIFALAKRVRGITDKPIIFYTYYNLVFANGVDAYVRQVKEAGVDGILVLDLPPEEAGEVLEACERHDVKTVFIVAPTTPTERLSIIAEATTGFIYYVSQEGVTGVRKSLAEDIGDKVAKIKEHIDLPVVVGFGISTPEQVKTVASVADGVVVGSALVNCIGDNLDHPEQGIAKLGAKARELVGGLSL
- a CDS encoding DUF3857 and transglutaminase domain-containing protein — its product is MKWQEVTPEEIAMAEPKIDPDAGAEILIREMEVDDQLRTEVVRRNYMRFKVFDQRGVDRLNPMKIEVERKVKVYGVAARVIKPDGSILVVEKSDIFSRETSRDDDERWRTVSFSFPGIEPGCIVEYQWDEIETGRNASGMFFRFASRYPTHLARFRIRPFITYNWTGNMLQGERLEKGGAGYREVVLRDLPALPDEPFMPPRFDYQPWVSLYYTGDRRYGKPDVFWGEVADWLHDHQRQRFKSRRSEIREKAAELTAGANTPQEKIQRIYDFCTYQIRNTRISLPDGSFHDIPKDLDNADAPATLKAGVGTPDDIAILFGSLLEAAGLHVSLALCNDRSLLSFYVESLVPQSLPDLMVAVRIDDSRWVYCNPGVPFVPNGMLHWSNENGVALLAGEKEPRFLKLGASPAGDTQIKRRAIVSIDEEGKLSGTVTFSYTGHAAIRQRDIYNGVTPVKREEDMLEKTREMLPNAQITELQFKNLVDCNLPLEVSFEIEVPAYADVAVQRIFIQPSFFEKGAEPVLRKEKREHAIQFPCAWEMQDEVRITYPDGYEVEEGRTPVSVANDEYLTHQVVFGKVKDRNMLIYRRQQAIKFLNVGAEGYEPIKNYFDLVYEQDQHVVTLRPKQPDPLAAAE